One region of Hydrogenobaculum sp. Y04AAS1 genomic DNA includes:
- a CDS encoding efflux RND transporter permease subunit produces MRSFVSFAIKNRYAFFIIFGVLSVLGYMLSFKLPEDIFPNVVYPRVVITVNANYEPIQKTLSNITIPMEQGIKSVEGVTDVRSRTGPGLVMLNVYFSPNTNPYRAYQMIMSKISELQMDMGVKASFDVRLMGPSAYSIAGYALVSRELPINKLSNIVRYTIKPALLSIPGVYEVDMVGGTYSTMDVVLNPSVIQKLNIPISVILNDIRSYTQNHFIGEYNQKNFSILVFGIQTPKDEQDILNIPIYYNNQTITLGDVAYVVKGHYPMLSYVNVDGYPSTVIFNIHRTNNANAIKIVNEVDKTLKSLKLPPHAHIVKWFDVTDFISSSIRSVIDAIIIGSLITLVVIAIFLNNVRLSLLTAIVIPVSILCALLFMYILHGSLNLMSLGGLAASIGALVDHAIVVMENIEKNINKPRPKLESVIDASSEILKPMTLATLTSVSVFAPLFFLSGIIGTFFKELALAVILALLISQFVSMTITPSIAYIAIPKVVKPEPNWLLKLTNIYKKLFLSFYKRKNLSILIVALLLLTSFGLYKSMKTGFLPEWDEGMFVLDFTGPSGASSQNTYQIVKHIEKIVASIPEVKHYSVRIGASLGQPRNPTNKGDMLITLKDHRTKSIFEVMREIRQKVDAKIHVLKEFDMAQVLRDRLGDITGQHAPFSVVIHGSDPETLVKLGEEIRDKIAKEPIFKEVNLKTLFYGPYYYISLKKDAYSNYGITYDDVVNTLKLHLWGITLTNYLKGQERIFIRAYEPFDPNEETIKDINIYSSKKHMYIPISLVANIRFEKNVPGITRRNLQNVSVVRVKMHHEDLALGIRVLKKVLNNIVMPQGYYYTIEGFYKEQQQSFKEMFIVIGFSVLIVLALLIFQFGSLLQALSVIFVLSLSVVGVFLALMITNKPLDVTSFMGMLLVLSVVVNNGILIFDYYNKELEENVSHKEAMLNACKKRFRPILMTMVADVLGFLPIALAIGRGTEVIQNMAISVMGGLFIGIFLSLLALPIFYTTLRGIFLKLRLSKNL; encoded by the coding sequence ATGAGATCCTTTGTAAGCTTTGCTATAAAAAATAGATACGCATTTTTTATAATCTTTGGCGTATTATCTGTACTTGGTTATATGCTATCTTTCAAACTACCAGAAGATATATTTCCAAACGTCGTATATCCAAGGGTAGTTATTACAGTAAATGCCAACTATGAACCTATCCAAAAAACCCTCTCAAATATCACCATACCAATGGAACAAGGGATAAAATCTGTAGAAGGTGTGACAGACGTAAGATCAAGAACTGGACCAGGTCTTGTTATGCTAAACGTATATTTTAGTCCAAATACAAACCCTTATAGAGCTTATCAAATGATTATGTCAAAAATATCAGAACTTCAAATGGATATGGGAGTAAAGGCGAGTTTTGATGTAAGACTTATGGGACCTAGCGCCTATTCTATAGCAGGTTATGCTTTAGTATCAAGAGAACTACCTATAAACAAACTTAGCAACATAGTAAGGTATACAATAAAACCAGCCCTTTTGTCTATACCGGGCGTTTATGAAGTGGATATGGTCGGTGGAACTTATAGCACTATGGACGTAGTTTTAAATCCTTCTGTTATACAGAAATTAAATATACCTATAAGCGTAATCTTAAACGATATAAGAAGCTATACACAAAATCACTTTATAGGTGAATACAATCAGAAAAACTTTTCTATTTTAGTGTTTGGTATTCAAACCCCAAAAGATGAACAAGATATATTGAACATTCCAATATACTACAACAACCAGACTATAACCCTTGGAGATGTTGCCTATGTGGTAAAAGGTCATTATCCTATGCTCTCTTACGTTAACGTAGACGGGTATCCTTCCACAGTTATATTTAACATACACAGGACCAACAATGCCAATGCTATAAAAATTGTAAATGAAGTGGATAAAACCCTCAAAAGCTTGAAACTCCCACCCCATGCTCATATTGTAAAATGGTTTGATGTCACAGATTTTATAAGCTCTTCTATAAGAAGCGTTATAGATGCCATCATAATAGGATCATTGATCACACTTGTGGTCATAGCTATTTTTCTAAACAACGTTAGGCTTTCTCTTCTAACAGCTATAGTTATACCAGTAAGCATCTTATGTGCATTACTTTTTATGTATATACTACATGGAAGCTTAAATCTCATGAGTCTTGGTGGTTTGGCGGCATCTATAGGAGCTCTAGTAGATCATGCTATTGTGGTAATGGAAAACATAGAGAAAAATATAAACAAACCAAGACCAAAGCTTGAATCTGTAATAGATGCATCTTCTGAAATCCTAAAACCCATGACACTTGCAACGCTTACATCTGTTAGTGTATTTGCTCCTCTTTTTTTCTTATCTGGTATCATTGGTACATTCTTTAAAGAGCTAGCTTTGGCTGTTATTTTGGCGCTCTTAATATCTCAGTTTGTTTCTATGACAATAACCCCTTCTATAGCTTACATAGCTATACCAAAAGTTGTAAAACCAGAACCTAATTGGCTTTTAAAACTTACAAATATCTATAAAAAACTTTTTCTTAGTTTTTACAAAAGAAAAAATTTAAGTATTTTAATAGTAGCTTTGTTGCTTTTAACATCGTTTGGTCTTTATAAAAGCATGAAAACCGGGTTTTTACCAGAATGGGATGAGGGTATGTTTGTGCTTGATTTCACAGGACCCTCCGGTGCATCTTCTCAAAACACATACCAGATAGTAAAACACATAGAAAAGATAGTGGCGTCTATACCAGAGGTAAAGCACTATTCGGTAAGAATAGGTGCATCTTTAGGCCAACCAAGAAACCCCACCAACAAGGGAGATATGCTTATTACCTTAAAAGACCACAGGACAAAATCTATTTTTGAAGTAATGAGAGAAATAAGACAAAAAGTAGATGCAAAAATACATGTTTTGAAAGAGTTTGATATGGCCCAAGTTTTAAGAGACAGACTTGGCGATATCACAGGCCAGCATGCTCCTTTTTCTGTAGTAATACATGGCTCTGATCCAGAAACCCTTGTAAAACTTGGAGAAGAAATAAGAGATAAAATAGCCAAAGAACCTATCTTCAAAGAGGTAAATTTAAAAACGCTATTTTACGGGCCTTATTATTATATTTCCTTGAAAAAAGACGCTTACTCCAACTATGGCATAACTTACGACGACGTGGTAAATACATTAAAGCTTCATCTTTGGGGCATAACACTTACAAACTATCTAAAAGGTCAAGAAAGGATATTTATAAGAGCTTACGAACCTTTTGATCCAAACGAAGAAACCATAAAAGATATAAACATCTACTCTTCCAAAAAACACATGTATATACCAATTTCTTTGGTAGCAAATATAAGATTTGAAAAAAATGTACCGGGTATTACAAGAAGAAACCTTCAGAATGTATCTGTGGTGAGAGTGAAAATGCACCATGAAGATTTGGCTCTTGGAATAAGAGTTTTAAAAAAAGTGCTTAATAATATTGTTATGCCACAAGGATATTATTACACCATAGAAGGTTTTTACAAAGAACAGCAACAATCTTTTAAAGAGATGTTTATAGTGATAGGCTTTTCTGTACTGATAGTTTTGGCGCTTTTAATATTTCAATTTGGCTCACTCCTACAAGCTTTATCGGTTATTTTTGTGCTATCGTTGTCTGTGGTGGGGGTTTTTTTAGCCCTGATGATAACCAATAAGCCCTTAGACGTTACATCGTTTATGGGTATGCTTTTGGTTTTAAGCGTTGTTGTAAACAACGGTATCTTGATATTTGATTATTACAACAAAGAGTTAGAAGAAAATGTATCCCATAAAGAAGCCATGCTAAACGCTTGTAAAAAACGCTTTAGACCTATACTTATGACAATGGTAGCAGATGTACTTGGGTTTTTGCCTATAGCTTTGGCTATTGGAAGAGGAACAGAAGTAATACAAAATATGGCAATATCTGTTATGGGTGGTCTTTTTATAGGTATATTTCTTTCACTTCTTGCTCTTCCAATCTTTTACACCACGCTAAGGGGTATATTCCTTAAGCTTAGACTTTCAAAAAATCTATGA
- a CDS encoding 50S ribosomal protein L11 methyltransferase, giving the protein MEYQIFIYEIDKELLEDSLIEEAFGFEILEKKENLWKISTDKKIDGIEPIEIKKINYDEFEFGEIEPIKEDIFVIVPSYAIPIKIKKGMAFGTGLHESTKLMLSLMKDFIGAYDSVLDVGCGSGILTIASKYLSKSYVKGIDIDPIAIQEAIENAKNNRIEDIHFEVASPEDILIRRFEYSSKKLKHIKDEFFYDYFIGVYDVVLANLEMHIFEKELPNIAKLFKKYLTISGIYKDEDKLIKDMINNLHLKILKQTTKNDWHGFVVKHVEMENNSNLDTKIDFTRKC; this is encoded by the coding sequence ATGGAATATCAAATTTTTATATACGAAATAGACAAAGAGCTTTTAGAGGATTCGCTTATAGAAGAGGCTTTTGGTTTTGAGATTTTAGAAAAGAAAGAAAATCTATGGAAAATATCAACAGACAAAAAGATAGATGGCATAGAACCAATAGAGATAAAAAAGATAAACTACGATGAATTTGAATTTGGTGAGATAGAACCTATAAAAGAAGATATTTTTGTGATAGTGCCCTCTTACGCTATACCAATAAAGATTAAAAAAGGTATGGCCTTTGGCACAGGTCTTCACGAGAGCACAAAGCTCATGCTATCTTTGATGAAAGATTTTATAGGAGCTTACGACAGTGTGTTGGATGTAGGATGTGGAAGCGGTATACTTACAATTGCCAGCAAATATCTTAGCAAAAGCTATGTAAAAGGTATAGATATAGATCCAATAGCTATCCAGGAGGCTATAGAAAATGCAAAAAACAACCGTATTGAAGATATACACTTTGAAGTGGCATCTCCAGAAGATATTCTTATAAGAAGATTTGAATATAGCTCTAAAAAATTAAAACATATAAAAGATGAGTTTTTCTACGATTATTTTATTGGAGTTTATGATGTAGTTTTAGCCAACTTAGAAATGCATATTTTCGAAAAAGAGCTTCCAAACATCGCAAAGCTATTTAAAAAATATCTTACAATATCAGGCATATACAAAGATGAGGATAAACTTATTAAAGATATGATTAACAATCTACATCTTAAAATCCTAAAACAAACCACAAAAAACGATTGGCATGGATTTGTAGTAAAACACGTTGAAATGGAAAATAATAGCAACCTGGATACTAAAATAGATTTTACTAGGAAGTGTTAA
- a CDS encoding AMP-binding protein, which produces MFLRFYDKTAFIYKGKNISYKELIDKAEFYSVAIDIIPGDRVVIFSENKPEWVYALFGIWRRGGIAVPIDHMASEDEVAFIIQDARPTYAFVSSDLKDTFAKAVKRHRYKVEVIDIEDFIPFQDPKEPITNISEDIALILYTSGTTGQPKGVMLTFGNLQSNTEAIAKENIASSKDITIALLPFHHAYPLMVSLLVPIYLGATIIFSENLSSSSLINLIIANKVTALIGVPKLYKILHDKIFGEIKDIPVAKKMFSFVDFVGSPKLGKIIFKKVHKSFGGNLKYFISGGAKLDPNIAHDLYMLGFDVLEGYGLTETSPIVSFNVPGSIKIGSVGKPIPGVEVKIAEDGEVLVKGKNVMKGYWQRPDLTNEAIKDGWFYTGDIGYLDEDGYLYIIGRKKELIVLENGKKVIPEEIENLILSKSDIVKEVAVIEQNGHLHAIIVPNFELVKEKGILNLREYITWEVIDKVNRELPSYKNITDFSIREEELPKTRLGKIKRFLLKAQDNVPLKAKEQTYKEEEKKLIGILTEQEGILLDYLRRYKSDISPKDHIEIDLGLDSLDKVELLSFLDRTFGIQISEKELSKYLSVEQLMNLVLDKEAKQTKEVNWHDILSETAPAETLEYKDEVLVYGSYLLKQSFRVYFKFQVEGLPNLPKENPFIIAPNHASYLDGFLIAASLPKELIKDTYFVGAKEYFEGKVGTIVAKYFHVITVDTQSSVKETLIKSAAVLKSKKNLVIFPEGARTRNGKLLPFKKGVAILSKELKVPIVPTAIKGSYDSMKIGDIFPKPKKIVVRYGWPLLDYEFSYDEIIGRLEEAVQSLLNLS; this is translated from the coding sequence ATGTTTTTGAGATTTTATGACAAAACAGCTTTTATATACAAAGGTAAAAACATATCTTACAAAGAGTTAATAGACAAAGCAGAATTTTACAGCGTAGCCATAGATATAATACCGGGGGATAGGGTTGTAATATTCTCAGAAAATAAACCAGAATGGGTTTATGCTCTTTTTGGTATATGGAGAAGGGGAGGTATAGCAGTACCTATAGACCATATGGCTTCCGAAGATGAAGTGGCGTTTATTATTCAAGATGCAAGACCAACTTATGCTTTTGTGTCAAGCGATCTAAAAGATACTTTTGCAAAAGCCGTAAAAAGGCATAGATATAAGGTAGAGGTTATAGATATAGAAGATTTTATACCTTTCCAAGACCCTAAAGAGCCCATCACAAACATTTCTGAAGATATAGCTCTCATTCTTTATACCTCTGGTACCACTGGACAACCTAAAGGTGTCATGCTTACGTTTGGAAACCTTCAATCTAACACAGAGGCTATAGCTAAAGAAAATATAGCTTCCTCAAAAGACATCACCATAGCTCTTCTTCCATTTCACCATGCTTATCCTCTCATGGTATCTTTATTGGTACCAATTTATCTTGGCGCTACAATTATATTTAGCGAAAACCTTTCTTCTAGTTCGTTGATAAATTTAATCATTGCAAACAAAGTAACTGCTCTCATTGGGGTACCAAAGCTTTACAAAATATTACACGACAAAATATTTGGAGAGATAAAAGATATTCCTGTAGCAAAAAAGATGTTTTCCTTTGTAGATTTTGTTGGTAGTCCCAAGCTTGGTAAGATTATTTTTAAAAAAGTTCACAAAAGCTTTGGCGGTAATCTCAAATATTTTATAAGTGGCGGGGCTAAATTAGATCCAAATATAGCACACGATCTTTATATGCTTGGATTTGATGTATTGGAAGGGTATGGTCTTACTGAGACATCACCTATAGTAAGCTTTAACGTACCCGGTAGTATAAAAATAGGTTCTGTTGGAAAACCTATTCCTGGGGTAGAAGTGAAAATAGCAGAAGATGGCGAGGTTTTGGTAAAAGGAAAAAATGTTATGAAAGGTTATTGGCAAAGACCTGACCTTACAAATGAAGCTATAAAAGATGGTTGGTTCTATACTGGTGATATAGGTTATCTAGATGAAGATGGTTATCTTTACATAATAGGTAGGAAAAAAGAGCTTATAGTGCTTGAAAACGGCAAAAAAGTAATACCAGAAGAAATTGAAAACCTTATTCTTTCCAAAAGCGATATAGTAAAAGAAGTGGCTGTTATAGAACAAAATGGACATCTACATGCCATAATAGTACCAAATTTTGAGTTGGTAAAAGAAAAAGGTATATTAAATCTAAGAGAATATATTACTTGGGAAGTTATCGATAAGGTAAACCGTGAGTTGCCTTCTTACAAAAATATAACTGATTTTAGCATAAGAGAAGAAGAACTGCCAAAGACAAGACTTGGAAAAATAAAAAGGTTTTTGTTAAAAGCCCAAGACAACGTACCATTAAAAGCTAAAGAGCAAACTTATAAAGAAGAAGAAAAAAAACTTATTGGTATATTGACAGAACAAGAAGGAATATTGCTTGATTATCTCAGGAGATACAAAAGTGATATATCTCCTAAAGATCACATAGAGATAGACCTTGGTTTGGATTCTTTGGATAAGGTGGAACTTTTAAGCTTTTTAGATAGAACCTTTGGTATACAAATATCAGAAAAAGAACTTTCTAAATATTTATCTGTAGAGCAATTAATGAACTTGGTACTAGACAAAGAAGCTAAGCAAACAAAAGAAGTAAACTGGCACGACATACTAAGCGAAACCGCTCCTGCTGAAACATTAGAATACAAAGACGAAGTTTTAGTATACGGTTCTTATTTGTTAAAACAAAGTTTTAGAGTTTACTTTAAGTTCCAAGTAGAGGGCTTACCAAATCTACCAAAAGAAAATCCATTTATAATAGCACCAAATCACGCTAGTTATTTAGATGGATTTTTAATAGCGGCTTCCTTGCCAAAAGAACTTATAAAAGATACATATTTTGTAGGAGCAAAAGAATACTTTGAAGGCAAAGTTGGAACTATTGTTGCTAAATATTTTCATGTTATAACAGTAGATACCCAATCCAGCGTTAAAGAAACACTCATAAAATCTGCAGCTGTTTTAAAAAGCAAAAAAAATTTAGTTATATTTCCAGAAGGAGCTAGAACTAGAAACGGTAAACTACTTCCATTTAAAAAAGGCGTGGCTATATTGAGCAAAGAACTTAAAGTACCTATTGTCCCAACGGCTATAAAAGGGTCTTACGATTCAATGAAGATAGGTGATATATTTCCAAAACCTAAAAAGATCGTTGTAAGGTATGGATGGCCTCTTTTAGATTACGAGTTTTCTTACGATGAAATCATAGGAAGGTTGGAAGAAGCGGTGCAATCCCTTCTTAATTTATCTTAA
- the serA gene encoding phosphoglycerate dehydrogenase gives MKVLITDPISPKGVEILKKEFEVDYYPEIKFEELLEIVGNYDAIVTRSRTPITTELLERAKNLKVIGRAGVGVDNVDIETASKKGILVCNTPGANTIGATELTIGHMINIIRTIHKTHNTIMDYRWERHSFMGIELFGKTLGIIGLGNIGSQVAIRAKAFGMKVIAYDPYIPREKGDRLGVKLYDDLDEMLGISDVITVHTPLTHETKGMINKERIAKMKDGAIVINCARGGIIVEWDLIEALKSGKLYGAGIDVFSKEPPPKELVDAFRECKNVSLSAHIGANTYESQENVGIIIAQQVTKALKGQPVDYVVNAPFPDISVITLIKPHLDLAENMGSLVAQLSTDGIKKIKIEVIGDLAQNSKPVVAAVLKGVLKSITDYPVNIINATYLAKDYGIEVEEIANEESQDFKHYIKITAYGDVQEKVVGGSLIENQIPRILQIDRFYVDVEPEGVMLVFENKDAPGVIGTIGSILGQANVNIAGFRLGREKKGGLALGVLNLDSKVSDEVLEKLKRIPQIISMKQVIL, from the coding sequence ATGAAAGTTTTAATCACCGACCCAATATCCCCAAAAGGCGTAGAGATTCTTAAAAAAGAATTTGAAGTTGATTATTATCCAGAAATCAAGTTTGAAGAGCTCTTAGAAATAGTGGGAAATTACGATGCAATAGTCACAAGAAGTAGGACCCCCATCACCACAGAGCTCTTAGAAAGGGCGAAGAATCTAAAAGTTATAGGAAGGGCAGGGGTAGGCGTAGACAACGTAGATATAGAAACAGCTTCTAAAAAGGGTATTTTGGTATGTAATACACCCGGAGCAAATACGATAGGCGCCACAGAGCTCACCATAGGACATATGATAAATATCATCAGAACTATACACAAAACCCACAACACCATAATGGATTATAGATGGGAAAGACATAGTTTTATGGGTATTGAGCTTTTTGGAAAAACATTAGGTATAATAGGTTTAGGAAACATAGGCTCTCAAGTGGCCATAAGGGCAAAAGCCTTTGGAATGAAGGTCATTGCCTATGATCCTTATATACCAAGAGAAAAAGGTGATAGATTGGGAGTAAAACTATACGATGATTTGGATGAAATGTTGGGGATCTCGGATGTTATCACCGTTCATACACCACTAACCCACGAAACGAAAGGAATGATCAACAAAGAACGCATCGCTAAGATGAAAGATGGTGCTATTGTTATAAACTGCGCTAGGGGTGGTATCATAGTAGAATGGGATCTTATAGAAGCTCTTAAAAGCGGGAAACTATACGGAGCTGGTATAGATGTTTTTAGTAAAGAACCACCACCAAAAGAGCTCGTTGATGCTTTTAGAGAATGTAAAAATGTATCTTTGAGCGCTCACATAGGAGCAAATACCTATGAATCTCAAGAAAATGTTGGTATCATAATAGCTCAGCAAGTAACCAAAGCCCTTAAGGGTCAGCCCGTAGATTACGTAGTAAATGCACCTTTCCCAGATATATCTGTGATAACACTTATAAAACCGCACTTAGATTTGGCTGAAAATATGGGAAGTCTTGTAGCTCAGCTTAGCACAGACGGTATAAAAAAGATAAAAATAGAAGTTATAGGAGACTTGGCTCAAAACTCAAAACCTGTAGTAGCTGCTGTGTTAAAAGGTGTTTTAAAAAGTATAACAGATTATCCAGTAAATATAATAAATGCTACATATCTTGCAAAAGATTACGGCATAGAAGTAGAGGAAATAGCAAATGAGGAGTCTCAAGACTTTAAACATTATATAAAAATAACCGCTTACGGAGACGTACAAGAAAAAGTTGTAGGTGGTAGTCTAATAGAAAATCAAATACCTCGCATCTTGCAAATAGATAGATTCTATGTGGACGTTGAGCCAGAAGGTGTTATGCTTGTATTTGAAAATAAAGACGCACCTGGGGTAATAGGTACCATAGGGTCTATCTTAGGTCAAGCCAATGTCAATATAGCTGGCTTTAGATTAGGGAGAGAGAAAAAAGGCGGATTAGCATTAGGAGTATTGAACCTAGATTCTAAAGTAAGCGATGAGGTGTTGGAAAAACTAAAGAGAATACCACAAATTATCTCTATGAAGCAGGTAATCTTATGA
- a CDS encoding aspartate kinase translates to MILVQKFGGTSVGSIERIENAANKVINAIKRGYKPVVVSSAMSGETERLIKLAKTIEEHPNYRELDQLISTGEQQAIALFALMLIKKGYDAVSLCGWQMPIETDGVHFKANIKNINTKKVFELLGKNIIPIVAGFQGIDEHGDITTLGRGGSDTTAVALAGYLKADCEIYTDVNGVYTTDPRIVKHAKKIDYISYEEMLEMASLGAKVMQIKSVEFAAKFGSRIHVRSSFEEAEGTWIVPEEEIMEKKAVRAITADVNESRITITHIPDKPGIAAEIFKSLGESHIVVDMIVQNVSVDGYTDMSFTVNKNDAHKAEEITKKVAKQLNARDVLRDDDVAKISVVGIGMKSAYGIAGRMFEVLAANNINIKAISTSEIKISCLIDEKYTELAVRALHEEFIEKDES, encoded by the coding sequence ATGATACTGGTACAAAAGTTTGGTGGTACATCCGTTGGGTCTATAGAGCGCATAGAAAATGCCGCCAACAAAGTTATAAACGCTATAAAAAGAGGCTACAAGCCTGTGGTGGTGTCCTCAGCGATGTCCGGTGAGACCGAAAGACTTATAAAGCTAGCAAAAACCATAGAAGAGCATCCAAATTACAGAGAGTTAGACCAGCTTATATCCACCGGTGAGCAACAAGCTATAGCCCTTTTTGCTCTTATGCTTATAAAAAAAGGATATGACGCTGTTAGTTTGTGTGGTTGGCAAATGCCTATAGAGACAGACGGTGTGCATTTTAAAGCCAACATTAAAAATATAAACACAAAAAAGGTTTTTGAGCTTTTAGGAAAAAATATAATACCAATAGTGGCTGGTTTTCAAGGCATAGACGAGCATGGAGATATAACCACCTTAGGAAGAGGCGGTTCTGACACTACCGCTGTAGCTTTAGCTGGATATCTAAAAGCAGATTGTGAGATATACACAGACGTTAACGGCGTTTATACCACAGATCCGCGCATAGTAAAGCATGCTAAGAAGATAGATTACATATCCTACGAAGAGATGCTTGAGATGGCGTCGTTGGGTGCTAAGGTAATGCAGATAAAAAGCGTTGAGTTTGCTGCAAAATTTGGCTCTCGCATACACGTTAGATCTTCTTTTGAAGAGGCAGAAGGCACTTGGATAGTACCGGAGGAAGAAATTATGGAGAAAAAAGCCGTAAGAGCTATAACTGCCGATGTTAACGAATCAAGGATTACAATAACTCACATACCAGATAAACCTGGTATAGCTGCTGAGATTTTTAAGAGCTTAGGGGAGTCTCACATAGTAGTAGATATGATTGTGCAAAATGTATCTGTGGATGGATATACAGATATGTCTTTTACAGTAAACAAAAACGACGCTCACAAAGCAGAAGAAATTACCAAAAAAGTAGCTAAGCAATTAAACGCAAGAGATGTACTAAGAGATGATGATGTAGCTAAGATATCTGTAGTAGGCATAGGTATGAAAAGCGCTTACGGTATAGCTGGACGTATGTTTGAAGTGCTTGCCGCAAACAACATAAATATAAAAGCCATATCCACTTCCGAGATAAAGATATCTTGTCTTATAGATGAAAAATATACAGAGTTAGCCGTTAGAGCACTACACGAAGAGTTTATAGAAAAAGATGAGTCTTGA